The Synergistaceae bacterium genome segment GAAGCATAATCTCCAATGGCGTAGACAATTGCCACCACCACCAGCCATCCCGTCGCGACGTTGTTATCGGCGCTCACTCCAAAAAACTTCAATATTTCCACGAGCCTCAACTCCTCCTGGTATAAATCTTATGTCAGATAAATTGTAGCATTAATATAAAATATAAAGACTTATCATTTGTCATAAAAATATCCTAATAAACAATTTTTTTGAAATATTATTTAAAAATTCAATTATTCATGTGTTTTTCCCCTTGCAAATACAATGAGAATTGTTGTATTTTAGCGTGGCAAACAGAAAAGAGCCGATTGATTTGTCCCGTGACCTGCGGCAGGCTGCGGAAACGATTCCTGCGTCAGCGGCGGGTTCCGTTCTTTTGGGTTTTGGTCGGCAATTTCTGAAACTGGGGGGAAGAGGAGGGGTTGACTTGGCTCTCGATTTGATTGCGATTCGAAGGGCTCTGCACCAAATTCCGGAAACATGCTTCACGGAGAACGAAACGGCAGCGTTGCTGCTGTCACACATTACGGAATTGATAAAGGACCGCCCGGACGTTCAGGTGAGTCGTTACAAAACGGGAATCATTCTTTACATTCCGGGGAAAGCGCCCGTGAAGACCATTGGCTGGCGCGCGGACATGGACGGACTGCCGATCTCGGAAAAAACGGATTTGCCCTTCGCCTCGCGGCATCCGGGCAAGATGCACGCCTGTGGGCACGATATGCACATGACGGTGGGACTGGGGCTGCTGGAGCGCATTTTGTCCGCACCGCGAAAAAATAATTTTCTTTTCCTCTTTCAGCCGGCGGAAGAAGGCGGAGGCGGGGGCAAGGAGCTTTACGATTCGGGCATTCTGAACCCGTTCCGCATAGACGAACTGTACGGGCTTCATGTCTCACCGGAATGGAAACCGGGGGAGATCGCCACGAAACCCGGCACGCTGTTCGCCAGCGCCAGCCTCATCAGAATCGAATTTATCGGAAAACCGGCTCACGCCGCCATGCCGCACCTTTCCATCGACCCCATCGTCACGGCGGCGTCTTTCATTATGGCTGTCCAAACCGTGGTGAGCCGAAATCTCGACCCACTGGCGGCGAGAGTC includes the following:
- a CDS encoding amidohydrolase, which produces MALDLIAIRRALHQIPETCFTENETAALLLSHITELIKDRPDVQVSRYKTGIILYIPGKAPVKTIGWRADMDGLPISEKTDLPFASRHPGKMHACGHDMHMTVGLGLLERILSAPRKNNFLFLFQPAEEGGGGGKELYDSGILNPFRIDELYGLHVSPEWKPGEIATKPGTLFASASLIRIEFIGKPAHAAMPHLSIDPIVTAASFIMAVQTVVSRNLDPLAARVLTFGMIEGGEAGNAVAKSCTLRGTMRVLTKELMDLGHEKVEKIANNTAATFGAEAKISIQTGAYLPVENNPEITARFIRFARSYSGLTFRDAPITMTAEDFGYLIHNIPGMMFWLGVGGTEPLHSDRFNPDESVMVRAVDFLEKYFTNESGDQ